A window of Cryptomeria japonica chromosome 3, Sugi_1.0, whole genome shotgun sequence contains these coding sequences:
- the LOC131874430 gene encoding putative ripening-related protein 6, whose translation MTVNSFEKGGDGGGPSACDGHFHSNKDHWVALPPSTFDHNSNCFRKLKISARGKSTVATVIDECAKPCKDDIVDASESVWKALGVHHGDNDFGLMPITWHFIS comes from the coding sequence ATGACGGTGAACAGCTTCGAGaaaggaggtgatggaggtggaCCCTCGGCTTGTGATGGGCACTTCCATTCCAACAAAGATCACTGGGTGGCTCTTCCTCCTTCCACCTTTGATCATAACTCCAACTGTTTCCGCAAACTGAAAATCAGTGCGCGAGGGAAGTCTACGGTGGCCACCGTCATCGATGAATGTGCGAAGCCGTGCAAGGATGATATCGTGGACGCCTCTGAGAGTGTTTGGAAAGCCCTCGGCGTGCACCACGGTGATAATGACTTCGGCCTCATGCCCATCACCTGGCATTTCATCTCCTAG